One region of Candidatus Methylomirabilota bacterium genomic DNA includes:
- a CDS encoding EAL domain-containing response regulator, with translation MEISELRFLVAEDHEFQRRTLVRMLASLGALEVLEAADGRAALEVFRQAARAVDIIVCDLDMPEMDGMEFIRHVGEAGAQVSVILSSALDRHLIASVETMTTAYGMNLLGAIEKPATPQKLRDLIARHGILPARRKGAPAAAIPAAEVIAGLRAGQFEPFFQPKVEMATGKIVGAEALARWRHPERGIVSPGAFVGGLEAAGQADALTWVMLEKSAVAARAWQEQGLAASVSVNLSLTSLSDATLAERITDAVRRQGLDARAMILEITETAAMSDVGRSLENLARLRVKGFGLSIDDYGTGYSSMQQLARVPFTELKLDQSFVTNCADNVQHQAIIESSLDMARRLHLKTVAEGVETLADWTFLRELGCGAGQGYFIAKPLSLGELLRWAGEWRAPLE, from the coding sequence ATGGAGATCTCGGAGCTGCGGTTCCTGGTCGCCGAGGACCACGAGTTCCAGCGCCGCACCCTCGTTCGGATGCTGGCCTCCCTCGGCGCGCTCGAGGTGCTCGAGGCCGCCGATGGGCGGGCCGCGCTCGAGGTCTTCCGCCAGGCCGCCCGCGCGGTGGACATCATCGTGTGCGACCTCGACATGCCCGAGATGGACGGGATGGAGTTCATCCGCCACGTGGGCGAGGCGGGCGCACAGGTGTCGGTGATCCTCTCGAGCGCGCTCGACCGGCACCTCATCGCGTCCGTCGAGACCATGACAACCGCCTACGGAATGAATCTCCTCGGCGCCATCGAGAAGCCCGCCACGCCTCAGAAGCTTCGCGACCTGATCGCGCGCCACGGCATCCTGCCCGCCCGCCGCAAGGGCGCTCCCGCCGCCGCGATCCCGGCCGCGGAGGTGATCGCCGGGCTCCGCGCGGGGCAATTCGAGCCCTTCTTCCAGCCCAAGGTGGAGATGGCCACCGGCAAGATCGTGGGGGCGGAGGCGCTCGCGCGCTGGCGACACCCGGAGCGCGGCATCGTGTCCCCGGGCGCGTTCGTCGGCGGCCTCGAGGCGGCCGGCCAGGCGGACGCCCTCACGTGGGTGATGCTCGAGAAATCTGCGGTCGCCGCCAGGGCCTGGCAGGAGCAGGGCCTGGCCGCGTCGGTCTCGGTGAACCTCTCCCTCACTTCGCTGTCGGACGCCACGCTCGCCGAGCGAATCACGGATGCCGTGCGGCGCCAGGGCCTCGACGCCAGGGCCATGATCCTCGAGATCACGGAGACGGCCGCCATGTCCGACGTCGGGCGCAGCCTGGAGAACCTGGCCCGCCTGCGCGTGAAGGGCTTCGGCCTCTCGATCGACGACTACGGCACCGGCTATTCCTCGATGCAGCAGCTCGCGCGCGTCCCGTTCACCGAGCTCAAGCTGGATCAGTCCTTCGTGACCAACTGCGCCGACAACGTGCAGCACCAGGCGATCATCGAGTCGAGCCTCGACATGGCGCGACGGCTTCACCTCAAGACGGTGGCCGAGGGCGTGGAGACCCTCGCCGACTGGACCTTCCTGCGCGAGCTGGGCTGCGGGGCCGGCCAGGGCTATTTCATCGCCAAGCCGTTGTCTCTCGGCGAGTTGCTGCGCTGGGCGGGGGAGTGGAGGGCGCCACTGGAGTGA